In Ctenopharyngodon idella isolate HZGC_01 chromosome 20, HZGC01, whole genome shotgun sequence, the following proteins share a genomic window:
- the ctsbb gene encoding cathepsin Bb, translating into MLRMSRLCFLCLFALLSVTCGHLQLSAGSHDMVNIINMAKTTWTAGVNFQNVKDGYLKSLCGTLLKGRRLPDTVKHATNVKLPDSFDPRSEWPYCKSLGQIRDQGNCGSCWAFGAAEAISDRICIHSKGNVSVEISAEDLLSCCDQCGFGCSGGYPAEAWDYWTKSGLVTGGLYGSNEGCRPYTIPPCEHHVNGTRPPCSGEQDTPECNAACIPQYSVPYKQDKHFGYKAYNLPSDQQQIMTELYNNGPVEAAFTVYEDFLLYKTGVYQHVTGSELGGHAVKILGWGEEKGTPYWLVANSWNSDWGDNGYFKILRGRDECGIESEMVAGVPQL; encoded by the exons ATGCTCAG GATGTCGCGTCTCTGTTTCCTGTGTCTGTTCGCTCTGCTGTCCGTCACCTGTGGCCACCTGCAGCTCTCCGCAGGGTCACATGACATGGTCAACATCATCAATATGGCCAAGACCACATGGACG GCGGGTGTGAATTTCCAGAACGTGAAGGACGGGTATCTGAAGTCTCTCTGTGGGACGCTGCTGAAGGGCCGCCGACTGCCTGATAC GGTGAAACACGCCACCAACGTGAAGCTTCCGGACAGTTTCGACCCGCGGTCCGAGTGGCCGTACTGCAAGAGCCTGGGTCAGATCCGGGATCAGGGGAACTGCGGGTCCTGCTGG GCGTTCGGGGCGGCCGAGGCCATCTCTGACCGCATCTGCATCCACAGCAAAGGAAACGTGTCGGTGGAGATCTCCGCTGAAGACCTGCTGTCCTGCTGCGATCAGTGCGGCTTCGG GTGTTCTGGAGGTTATCCGGCAGAAGCGTGGGACTACTGGACTAAATCCGGCCTGGTGACCGGAGGACTTTATGGCTCCAATGAGG GTTGCAGACCCTACACCATCCCGCCCTGTGAGCATCATGTGAACGGCACCCGGCCGCCGTGTTCAGGTGAGCAGGACACACCGGAGTGTAACGCGGCCTGTATCCCGCAGTACAGCGTCCCCTACAAACAGGACAAACACTTCG GCTATAAAGCGTACAACCTCCCGTCGGACCAGCAGCAGATCATGACTGAACTGTACAACAACGGTCCGGTGGAAGCGGCCTTCACCGTCTATGAGGACTTCCTGCTGTATAAGACGG GCGTTTACCAGCATGTGACCGGGTCCGAACTGGGCGGCCATGCCGTGAAGATCCTGGGCTGGGGAGAAGAGAAGGGAACGCCGTACTGGCTGGTGGCCAACTCCTGGAACTCCGACTGGGGCGACAACG GTTATTTTAAGATCCTGAGAGGCCGTGATGAGTGTGGGATTGAGAGTGAGATGGTGGCTGGAGTTCCTCAGCTGTGA